The Breoghania sp. genome has a segment encoding these proteins:
- the proX gene encoding glycine betaine/L-proline ABC transporter substrate-binding protein ProX — protein sequence MRHLMRSLTAVAVIAAGLSPMAAMAEEPGDGVTVKMSQATWDTGWFHAEIYSQLLQKLGYDVKGPTTLDAPAFYQSVAQGDMDLWVNGWFPLHETYKDTIDQGAEIVGAVAKGGALQGYLVDKKAIDEFGIKSLEDFKRDDVKKAFDRNGDGKADLVACPPGWGCEVRISETLDKLKLTDDINQIKAGYSASMADAIAAYQAGEHVLFYTWTPNWTVNELSPGKDVMWIEATTDDSIEMPEPAVGLETCVADPCTMGFQANDIVPVANSEFLKANPAAKKLLEEVKIPLSDIYAQNSAMNDGDDDVKAQAAAWIEANKAAVDGWLEAARAAAK from the coding sequence ATGCGTCATCTAATGCGTTCCCTGACAGCCGTGGCCGTGATCGCGGCCGGCCTTTCGCCGATGGCTGCCATGGCCGAAGAGCCCGGCGATGGTGTCACCGTGAAGATGTCTCAGGCGACCTGGGATACCGGCTGGTTCCACGCCGAGATCTACAGCCAGCTCCTTCAGAAGCTCGGCTACGACGTGAAGGGCCCGACCACGCTCGACGCGCCCGCCTTCTACCAGTCCGTCGCCCAGGGCGACATGGACCTGTGGGTGAACGGCTGGTTCCCGCTGCATGAGACCTACAAGGACACCATCGACCAGGGGGCCGAGATCGTCGGCGCGGTCGCCAAGGGCGGTGCTTTGCAGGGTTACCTCGTCGACAAGAAGGCGATCGACGAATTCGGCATCAAGTCGCTTGAGGACTTCAAGCGCGACGACGTCAAGAAGGCGTTCGACCGCAATGGCGACGGCAAGGCCGACCTCGTGGCCTGCCCCCCGGGCTGGGGCTGCGAGGTGCGTATCTCCGAGACGCTCGACAAGCTCAAGCTGACCGACGACATCAACCAGATCAAGGCCGGTTACTCCGCCTCCATGGCTGATGCCATCGCCGCCTATCAGGCCGGTGAGCACGTGCTGTTCTACACCTGGACGCCGAACTGGACGGTGAACGAGCTGTCCCCGGGCAAGGACGTGATGTGGATCGAGGCCACCACCGACGACAGCATCGAGATGCCGGAACCGGCTGTCGGCCTCGAAACCTGCGTCGCCGACCCCTGCACCATGGGCTTCCAGGCCAACGACATCGTGCCGGTCGCGAATTCCGAGTTCCTGAAGGCCAACCCGGCCGCGAAGAAGCTGCTTGAGGAAGTCAAGATTCCGCTCTCGGACATCTACGCGCAGAACTCCGCGATGAACGATGGCGACGACGACGTGAAGGCTCAGGCCGCCGCGTGGATCGAAGCCAACAAGGCTGCCGTCGACGGCTGGCTGGAAGCTGCGCGCGCCGCCGCGAAGTAA
- a CDS encoding proline/glycine betaine ABC transporter permease codes for MISPHDLVTIPFDDWMNTFVRGFLVPYFRPFFRALQVPVTEVLNTLDAFLSWVPMVVVTAVFALLAWRIVSRNMAILAIIGLAFVDMIGLWPETMTTLSMIITSVLFCTVIGIPVGILVARNDLAWKIVRPILDVMQTVPSFVYLVPIVMLFGVGMTPGIIATIIFALPPIIRMTNLGIRNVRADLIEAAEAFGSTSWQMLWEVQIPLAMRTIMAGLNQTLMLALSMVVIAALIGAGGLGLVVNTGLGRLNVGQAMSGGVGIVILAIILDRITQGLAEPRTGGSSLRDALMSFFRGQNTEAAPSATAGAAAPQDKAA; via the coding sequence ATGATCAGTCCCCACGATCTCGTCACCATTCCGTTCGACGACTGGATGAACACGTTCGTGCGTGGCTTCCTGGTCCCGTACTTCCGCCCGTTCTTCCGCGCTCTTCAGGTGCCGGTCACCGAGGTTCTGAACACCCTCGACGCCTTTCTGTCGTGGGTGCCGATGGTCGTCGTCACCGCGGTCTTCGCCCTCCTGGCCTGGCGCATCGTCAGCCGCAACATGGCGATCCTCGCCATTATCGGCCTGGCCTTCGTCGACATGATCGGCCTGTGGCCGGAAACCATGACGACGCTTTCGATGATCATCACCTCAGTGCTGTTCTGTACGGTCATCGGCATTCCGGTGGGCATTCTGGTCGCGCGCAATGACCTTGCGTGGAAGATCGTGCGCCCGATCCTCGACGTCATGCAGACGGTCCCGAGTTTCGTCTATCTGGTGCCAATCGTCATGCTCTTCGGCGTCGGCATGACGCCGGGCATCATCGCGACCATCATCTTCGCCCTGCCGCCCATCATCCGCATGACCAATCTCGGCATCCGCAACGTGCGCGCCGACCTGATCGAGGCGGCGGAAGCCTTCGGATCCACCTCATGGCAGATGCTGTGGGAAGTGCAGATCCCGCTCGCCATGCGCACCATCATGGCCGGTCTCAACCAGACCCTCATGCTGGCGCTGTCCATGGTCGTCATTGCCGCGCTTATCGGCGCGGGCGGACTTGGCCTCGTCGTCAATACCGGCCTGGGCCGTCTGAATGTCGGACAGGCCATGTCCGGCGGCGTTGGCATCGTCATTCTGGCCATCATTCTGGACCGCATTACCCAGGGTTTGGCGGAACCGCGGACAGGCGGCTCGTCGCTGCGCGATGCGCTGATGTCCTTCTTCCGGGGCCAGAACACGGAAGCTGCACCTTCGGCGACAGCCGGGGCCGCGGCGCCACAGGACAAGGCGGCCTAA
- a CDS encoding glycine betaine/L-proline ABC transporter ATP-binding protein — protein MSVKLIVKKLSKLFNDPKGEGLKRLQRGESKEHIFRETGVVVGVNDVSFEVQEGEIFVIMGLSGSGKSTLVRMLNGLIPPTSGEIWIDKDDIASCGKSRLRDIRRRKITMVFQHFALFPHKTVGENVAYGLKVKGAGKDERRQTAINALAKVGLQDHADSLPSQLSGGMQQRVGLARGLATDPEILLMDEPFGALDPLIRREMQEELVVLQKELKKTIIFITHDLNEALLLGDRIAIMKDGSFVQVGTAQDIVSEPADDYVRAFVADIDRSRVYTASDILQEASQVPYTATAADVLKVMDSNEIETIHVVQKGKAIGFVTRHDASSVDPNTPVRKLMQAEPPSVNEDVYLNELFSAAQSGVPVAVTDEKGRLLGVIAPESIFEHLIPDEDPAEEETDDAGSAETAAPQATTLADAGETEKEEGRA, from the coding sequence ATGAGTGTAAAACTGATCGTCAAAAAACTCTCCAAGCTCTTCAACGACCCGAAGGGTGAGGGGTTAAAGCGCCTCCAACGCGGTGAATCGAAAGAACATATTTTTCGCGAAACCGGTGTTGTCGTTGGCGTCAACGATGTCAGCTTCGAGGTTCAGGAAGGCGAGATCTTCGTCATCATGGGCCTTTCGGGGTCAGGCAAGTCCACCCTGGTGCGCATGCTCAACGGCCTCATTCCGCCGACATCTGGTGAAATCTGGATCGACAAAGACGACATCGCGTCCTGCGGCAAATCCCGCCTTCGCGACATTCGTCGCCGCAAGATCACCATGGTCTTCCAGCATTTCGCCCTGTTTCCGCACAAGACCGTCGGCGAAAACGTCGCCTACGGGTTGAAGGTCAAGGGCGCCGGCAAGGACGAGCGTCGCCAGACGGCGATCAACGCGCTCGCCAAGGTCGGCCTTCAGGATCACGCCGACAGCCTGCCTTCGCAACTTTCCGGCGGCATGCAGCAGCGCGTGGGTCTGGCCCGCGGACTGGCAACCGATCCTGAGATCCTTCTCATGGACGAACCCTTCGGGGCGCTCGATCCGCTGATCCGCCGGGAGATGCAGGAAGAGCTGGTCGTTCTTCAGAAGGAACTCAAGAAGACCATCATCTTCATCACGCACGATCTCAACGAGGCGCTGCTTCTGGGGGATCGCATCGCGATCATGAAGGACGGCTCCTTCGTGCAGGTCGGCACCGCGCAGGATATCGTTTCCGAGCCCGCCGACGATTATGTCCGCGCCTTCGTGGCCGACATCGATCGCAGTCGCGTCTACACCGCCTCCGACATTCTGCAGGAAGCCTCCCAGGTTCCCTACACGGCGACCGCCGCAGATGTTCTGAAGGTCATGGATTCGAACGAGATCGAGACCATCCACGTGGTGCAGAAGGGCAAGGCCATCGGCTTCGTCACACGCCACGACGCAAGCTCGGTCGATCCGAATACCCCGGTCCGCAAACTGATGCAGGCCGAGCCGCCTTCGGTGAACGAGGACGTCTATCTGAACGAGCTGTTCTCCGCCGCCCAGAGCGGTGTGCCCGTTGCAGTGACCGACGAGAAGGGGCGCCTGCTGGGCGTGATCGCACCTGAATCCATCTTCGAGCACCTGATCCCCGATGAGGATCCGGCAGAAGAAGAAACGGACGATGCAGGATCCGCAGAGACTGCGGCTCCCCAAGCGACCACCCTCGCCGATGCAGGCGAAACCGAAAAAGAAGAAGGGAGGGCGTGA
- a CDS encoding formate dehydrogenase subunit delta, translating into MSATKLVYQANQIATFFETQPSEDQAAGVAAHINKFWDPRMRRQLAEILAADDSTLNPLVIRAAAQIHFPHAAS; encoded by the coding sequence ATGTCGGCAACAAAGCTCGTCTATCAGGCCAACCAGATCGCCACCTTCTTCGAAACCCAGCCGAGCGAAGACCAGGCCGCGGGCGTCGCGGCCCATATCAACAAGTTCTGGGATCCGCGCATGCGCCGGCAGCTTGCCGAGATCCTCGCAGCCGACGACAGCACCCTCAATCCGCTCGTGATCCGCGCTGCCGCACAAATCCATTTCCCCCACGCCGCAAGCTGA
- the fdhF gene encoding formate dehydrogenase subunit alpha — translation MDLIKEKNFGTPEVKSDKTVSLTVDGFEITVPEGTSVMRAASEAGIEIPRLCATDMVQSFGSCRLCLVEIDGRRGTPSSCTTPVSPGMVVHTQTDRLKKLRRSVMELYISDHPLDCLTCAANGDCELQDMAGAVGLRDVRFGQKGANHVFARESDGSDNFRWMPKDESNPYFTYDPSKCIVCSRCVRACEEVQGTFALTIEGRGFDSRVSPGMHESFLGSECVSCGACVQACPTGTLQEKSIIEIGQPEHSVVTTCAYCGVGCSFKAEMRGEELVRMVPYKAGEANRGHSCVKGRFAYGYANHGDRILNPMIREKTSDPWREVSWEEALTHMANEFRRLQYQYGRESIGVITSSRCTNEETYLVQKLARAVFGNNNTDTCARVCHSPTGYGLGQTFGTSAGTQNFDSVEHSDVVLVIGANPTDGHPVFGARLKKRLRAGAKLIVIDPRRIDLVRSPHIEAAHHLALRPGTNVAVLTSLAHVIVTEKLYDEAFIRARCDWDEFQDWADFVADPAHSPEEVAKLSGVPAEEIRAAARLFATGGNGAIYYGLGVTEHSQGSTAVMAIANLAMATGNIGRPGVGVNPLRGQNNVQGSCDMGSFPHELPGYRHVSIDAVRETFEDVWGVTLDKEPGLRINNMLDAAVDGSFKGIYIQGEDILQSDPDTHHVAAGLAAMECVVVHDLFLNETANHAHVFLPGSTFLEKNGTFTNAERRINRVRKVMSPKAGYADWEVTQLVANAMGANWSYSHPSEIMAEIAATTPGFANVTYEMLDERGSVQWPCNDAAPEGTPVMHVDGFVRGKGKFIRTEYVATDERTGPRFPLLLTTGRILSQYNVGAQTRRTENGVWHDEDRLEINPIDAEMRGVKDGDWVRIASRSGETSLRALITDRVAAGVVYTTFHHPATQANVVTTDYSDWATNCPEYKVTAVQISLSNGPSDWQVEYEEQARKARRITHTLDAAE, via the coding sequence ATGGACCTCATCAAGGAAAAGAACTTCGGCACGCCCGAGGTCAAGTCCGACAAGACCGTCTCACTGACCGTCGACGGGTTCGAGATCACCGTTCCCGAGGGCACCTCCGTGATGCGCGCCGCCTCCGAGGCCGGCATCGAGATCCCGCGCCTTTGCGCCACCGACATGGTGCAGTCCTTCGGCTCCTGCCGCCTGTGCCTTGTCGAGATCGACGGGCGTCGCGGCACACCATCCTCCTGCACCACGCCCGTTTCCCCCGGCATGGTGGTTCATACCCAGACCGACAGGCTGAAGAAACTGCGCCGCTCGGTGATGGAGCTCTATATCTCCGATCATCCGCTCGACTGCCTGACCTGCGCCGCCAATGGCGATTGCGAATTGCAGGACATGGCGGGCGCGGTGGGGCTGCGCGACGTACGCTTCGGACAGAAAGGCGCAAACCATGTCTTTGCGCGCGAAAGCGACGGCAGCGACAATTTCCGCTGGATGCCGAAGGACGAGAGCAACCCCTATTTCACCTACGACCCGTCCAAGTGCATCGTGTGTTCGCGCTGCGTGCGGGCCTGCGAGGAGGTTCAGGGCACTTTCGCGCTGACCATTGAGGGCCGCGGCTTTGACTCCCGCGTTTCCCCCGGCATGCACGAGAGCTTCCTCGGCTCCGAATGCGTCTCCTGCGGCGCCTGCGTTCAGGCTTGCCCCACCGGGACCCTGCAGGAAAAATCGATCATCGAGATCGGCCAGCCGGAACACTCCGTCGTCACCACCTGCGCCTATTGCGGGGTGGGCTGCTCCTTCAAGGCGGAGATGCGTGGCGAGGAACTGGTGCGCATGGTTCCCTACAAGGCCGGCGAGGCCAATCGCGGACATTCCTGCGTGAAGGGCCGCTTCGCCTATGGCTACGCCAACCATGGCGACCGCATCCTCAACCCAATGATCCGCGAAAAGACTTCCGATCCCTGGCGCGAGGTCTCGTGGGAAGAAGCCCTCACCCACATGGCGAACGAGTTCCGCCGCCTGCAATACCAATATGGCCGCGAGAGCATCGGCGTGATCACCTCCTCGCGCTGTACCAACGAGGAGACCTACCTCGTGCAGAAGCTGGCGCGCGCGGTCTTCGGCAACAACAACACCGACACCTGCGCCCGTGTCTGCCATTCGCCCACCGGCTACGGCCTCGGCCAGACCTTCGGCACGTCGGCGGGCACACAGAATTTCGACAGCGTGGAACACTCCGACGTGGTGCTGGTGATCGGCGCCAACCCCACCGATGGTCACCCGGTCTTCGGCGCCCGGCTGAAAAAGCGGCTGCGCGCGGGCGCGAAGCTCATCGTCATCGATCCGCGCCGCATCGACCTGGTCAGAAGCCCTCATATCGAGGCGGCCCATCACCTGGCGTTGCGCCCGGGCACCAACGTGGCCGTGCTCACCTCGCTTGCCCATGTCATCGTCACCGAGAAGCTCTACGACGAGGCCTTTATCCGCGCGCGCTGCGACTGGGACGAGTTCCAGGACTGGGCGGATTTCGTCGCCGACCCGGCCCACAGCCCCGAAGAGGTGGCGAAGCTCTCCGGCGTTCCGGCTGAAGAAATCCGGGCCGCCGCACGGCTCTTTGCCACCGGCGGCAATGGCGCGATCTATTACGGCCTCGGCGTGACCGAGCACAGCCAGGGCTCCACCGCCGTGATGGCGATTGCGAACCTCGCCATGGCGACCGGCAATATCGGGCGGCCCGGTGTGGGCGTGAACCCGTTGCGCGGCCAGAACAACGTGCAGGGCTCCTGCGACATGGGCTCCTTCCCGCATGAATTGCCGGGCTATCGCCATGTCTCCATCGACGCCGTGCGCGAAACCTTCGAGGACGTATGGGGCGTCACTCTCGACAAGGAACCGGGGCTTCGCATCAACAACATGCTGGATGCGGCGGTCGATGGCTCCTTCAAGGGCATCTACATTCAGGGCGAGGACATTCTCCAGTCCGATCCCGATACCCACCATGTCGCGGCGGGGCTGGCGGCGATGGAATGCGTCGTCGTCCACGATCTCTTCTTGAACGAGACCGCAAACCACGCCCATGTCTTCCTGCCCGGCTCCACCTTCCTGGAAAAGAACGGCACCTTCACCAATGCGGAACGCCGCATCAATCGGGTGCGCAAGGTGATGAGCCCGAAGGCGGGCTATGCCGACTGGGAGGTGACCCAACTCGTCGCCAACGCCATGGGCGCGAACTGGTCCTACAGCCACCCCAGCGAGATCATGGCCGAGATCGCCGCGACCACGCCTGGCTTTGCCAATGTGACCTACGAGATGCTGGATGAACGCGGCTCGGTGCAATGGCCCTGCAACGACGCGGCCCCGGAAGGCACACCGGTCATGCATGTGGACGGGTTCGTGCGCGGCAAGGGCAAGTTCATCCGCACCGAATATGTGGCAACCGACGAGCGCACGGGCCCGCGCTTCCCGCTGCTTCTCACCACCGGACGCATTCTCTCCCAGTACAATGTCGGCGCGCAGACCCGACGCACGGAGAACGGGGTCTGGCACGACGAGGACCGGTTGGAGATCAATCCGATCGACGCGGAAATGCGCGGCGTGAAGGATGGCGACTGGGTGCGCATCGCGAGCCGCTCCGGCGAGACGAGCCTGCGCGCGCTCATCACCGACCGGGTCGCCGCGGGCGTGGTCTACACCACCTTCCATCACCCGGCCACACAGGCGAACGTGGTGACCACCGACTATTCCGACTGGGCCACCAACTGCCCGGAATACAAGGTCACAGCGGTGCAGATCTCGCTTTCCAACGGCCCGAGCGACTGGCAGGTGGAATATGAGGAGCAGGCCCGCAAGGCCCGCCGCATCACCCACACGCTGGATGCCGCCGAATAG